TAGCTTCTTCGATGATATACTGGATCGTCGGTTTGTCTATGATGGGAAGCATTTCTTTCGGCTGCGCTTTCGTCGCAGGAAGAAATCGCGTACCGAAACCTGCCGCCGGAATGATGGCTTTTCTGATCTTCTTCATCTGTCTGCTCCTATATAGTCGTCCTTAGTCTGCTGTTTTTCTGCCGGTATTATCCGCGGATGAGGCTTACGAGTTCCTGTGTTTTTTCATCGAGGAGCGCTTTGTCGCCGCGTGCTTCTACATTCAAGCGGAGAAGCGGTTCCGTATTCGACGAACGAACGTTGAAACGCCAGTTTTCGTATGCGATGCTAAGACCATCCGTTTTGTCAACAGAGAGTGCGTTCGGTGCATACGTTTCTTCGATCTTGGCGAGAACGGCTTTGGAATCAGCTACCGTGCTGTTGATCTCACCGCTGATCGGATAGTTGTCGGTCATGGACTGTACGAGCTGACCGAGCGTTTTGCCCGTTTTAGCAAGAAGTTCTACAACGAGGAGCCACGGGATCATACCGCTGTCGCAATAGGAGAAGTCTTTGAAGTAATGATGTGCCGACATTTCGCCGCCATAGATCGCTTCTACATTGCGCATACGTTCTTTGATGAACGCATGACCGCTCTTACACATAACAGGTGTGCCGCCTGCCGCTTCGACAAGCTCGATCGTGTTCCAGATAAGACGCGGGTCATAGATGATCTTCGCACCTTTATTCTGCGCAAGGAATGCCTGTGCCAAAAGGCCGACCATGTAGTAACCTTCTACGAGAACGCCGTTTTCGTCGAAGAGGAAGCAGCGGTCAAAGTCGCCGTCCCATGCAACGCCGAGGTCTGCTTTTTCTGCAAGAACTACGCTTGCCGTTGCATCACGGTTTTCTTCGAGAAGCGGGTTCGGTACGCCGTTCGGGAATGTGCCGTCCGGC
This Selenomonadales bacterium DNA region includes the following protein-coding sequences:
- a CDS encoding phosphomannomutase, whose translation is MEMKGTAFKAYDIRGRFPDEINEEMAYRIGRIFAEQFGAKSVAVGHDIRLSGKALVDALTLGLTEMGCDVFDIGMCGTEQIYFTTAHMNLDGGIMVTASHNPQEYNGMKLVRKESRPISADTGLMDIRDKVLSGELPEKAAELGKVYDVNCMPEYIEHLLTYIDTSVLKPLKIVVNAGNGAAGPVIDAIQDKLPFEFIKVNHEPDGTFPNGVPNPLLEENRDATASVVLAEKADLGVAWDGDFDRCFLFDENGVLVEGYYMVGLLAQAFLAQNKGAKIIYDPRLIWNTIELVEAAGGTPVMCKSGHAFIKERMRNVEAIYGGEMSAHHYFKDFSYCDSGMIPWLLVVELLAKTGKTLGQLVQSMTDNYPISGEINSTVADSKAVLAKIEETYAPNALSVDKTDGLSIAYENWRFNVRSSNTEPLLRLNVEARGDKALLDEKTQELVSLIRG